A window of the Penaeus monodon isolate SGIC_2016 chromosome 11, NSTDA_Pmon_1, whole genome shotgun sequence genome harbors these coding sequences:
- the LOC119578821 gene encoding pre-mRNA-splicing factor CWC22 homolog, whose product MGRRSRSHSPVKGRSERQRRSRDRDRQDRHRYERDRDRKYSRGSGSRRSASKDRHVRERERDRGRHGRRDSPSREQRYSHRGKAERWGRNRDRDYSSDDDYQSREHHRGRDSDRARADNKSRERHRRYPSDHDREQRLRDRSVDEDEDGNESHSRRRASDSSSDRDAERVHKKGERHNSRLSHSDRHQERRERKSSAEGSDSGSEEEPEVSCVKVKVEPDSDDSSNSQSKKQLPGQQKEKLKDSPVGRGNENEKREVIASRKESDPEIKVIKKEKSDDRDKDSEPLQKDSDRDIKQKLDKEKYEGRKKRTDSNEKSIESSDKDVHQDKGHTKLQDIPKESHSEKERKSSKKQNSSSESRSEDSEDENSEEEEIKKGKENSEKSDSESDSTVQKKRDDTHEKPAERKEKSSDDDLHSQEQLQEKRAEGSRIDKSDNEAKARKEVEEKGNDYEEPQQQERSSDVKNKGDGSSEDSSSSESDHKEKHKKRLEKKAGRMSDDEKRTKERVEKKDNKQSDSEKESSAKARRSRKSDTDSDSEGSSEGSEKNVRKQRKVKKKKHSEKRSRKKTGFSSSPSSSSDECDKEVRKSASPGIYDSNDETTEQELLRKKKQLEEQLKIEEEIRIRSENLEKEREAARARKYKAMKQRENDSDIEEDSHKKKSKSKSKKSRSQSRSHSRSRSQSASSHDLKLDDKRESKSKKSRSGKKSRHHSSDEDGSDNDRSRRSRGRESEEPQIGGRYWGGEHSAETTRQMKAKQTKSSDTYWNKYADKLGIQIENPRYRDHGSERGRDKESGRRREEWNSSSDRKRRANSEEDDRRDSKKRKDVMDGDNKENNTSDPPAKPLIQKPVVDPLTLKTGGAYIPPAKLKMMQAQITDKSTVQFQRLAWEALKKSINGLVNKVNVSNIGIIVRELLKENIIRGRGILCRALMQAQSFSPTFTHVYSAMVAIINSKFPQIGELLLKRLVIQLRRGVRRNDKNICTSSCRFIAHLINQQVAHEVVALEILTLLLEKAKDLSDESEVGDKSRNNSCELAILFLTECGMKLSEVTPRGMNIIFETLRHILHEGKLEQRVTYMIEVIFAVRKDGFKDHPSVPEELDLVEEDDQYTHIVELDGKMEGEDILNVFKHDPEYEENEEKYKEIRTGILGDGSDDSSSEVGSDSGSDSDDEESDDEEEKAESQTIIDQTETNMVAFRRTVYLTIQSSLDVDECAHKLLKGEIKPGWESELCNMILDCCAQQRTYIKFYGLLAQRFCLISKVYQEPFEQIFKEVYDTCHRLETEKLRNVARLFAHLLFSDAISWEVLNHVHLNEDETTSSSRVFVKILFQELAEFMSLAKLNERLRDPTLAAAFEGLLPRDNPRNTRFAINFFTSCGLGGLTDDLREFLRTQPKPTAVVAPVQQQLAKNEDNDSSDSSSSSSSSSSSSSSDSSSSSSSSSSESSSSDSSDSSSSDSDDSSDSEEEKKKKKKSKNKKKDSKKKGSSSEKKKSKKTKKGERQESGEGSKRKPESDEEPFTRRRENEYEEQKERDRTERWKNINAEDSRRRRRHDSSESEGRQSPSQREERRRTHVHDSTERRHRPREDDHGSERERRPSTENSRGDGRRQGREGHDRSDRKREYDLENKDRDRHSSEDRHERKKRRDESSDKEKKKKHERDDREHKKRKKEEDREERWTQRENRRGSDGGDRRERSGWREEGRDRDSYRYREGDHRKDHHSESSDGKRGREKNRYH is encoded by the exons ATGGGTCGTCGCAGCCGCTCACATTCTCCTGTAAAGGGACGCAGTGAAAGACAGAGGAGAAGCCGTGATAGGGATAGACAAGATCGACATAGatatgaaagagacagagataggaaaTACAGCAGAGGCAGTGGAAGCAGAAGAAGTGCAAGCAAGGACCGACAtgtacgagagagggagagggacagagggcgCCATGGAAGAAGAGATAGCCCCAGTAGGGAGCAGAGGTACTCTCACAGGGGGAAAGctgagagatggggaaggaaccGAGACAGAGACTACAGTTCTGATGATGACTATCAAAGCAGGGAGCACCACAGGGGTCGAGATAGTGATAGGGCCAGGGCTGATaataagagcagagagagacaccGGAGATATCCATCAGATCATGACAGGGAACAGAGATTAAGGGACAGAAGtgttgatgaggatgaagatgggaATGAGAGCCACAGCAGGAGGAGAGCAAGTGACAGCAGTTCAGACAGAGATGCAGAAAGGGttcacaaaaaaggagaaagacataaTTCAAGACTAAGTCACTCAGACAGGcatcaagagagaagagaaaggaaaagttcaGCAGAGGGAAGTGATTCTGGTTCTGAAGAAGAACCAGAGGTAAGTTGTGTGAAGGTCAAGGTGGAACCAGACAGTGATGACTCTTCTAATAGTCAGAGCAAGAAACAGTTGCCAGGACAACAGAAGGAAAAGTTAAAAGACTCTCCAGTTGGCAGAGGAAACGAAAACGAGAAAAGGGAGGTAATAGCTTCTAGAAAGGAATCAGACCCTGAGATCAAAGTCATCAAAAAAGAGAAATCTGATGACAGAGATAAAGATTCAGAACCCTTACAGAAGGATTCGGACAGAGATATTAAGCAAAAATTAGATAAAGAAAAgtatgaaggaagaaagaaaagaacagattCTAATGAAAAAAGTATTGAAAGCTCTGATAAAGATGTACATCAGGATAAGGGACACACAAAGTTACAGGACATTCCTAAAGAGTCACattcagagaaagaaaggaaatcgaGTAAAAAGCAAAACTCAAGTTCAGAATCAAGATCTGAGGATTCTGAAGATGAGAACTCtgaggaggaagaaataaagaaagggaaggagaacagTGAAAAGTCTGATTCTGAAAGTGATTCCACTGTGCAAAAGAAAAGGGATGATACTCATGAAAAGCctgcagaaagaaaagaaaagtcttcAGATGATGACTTGCATTCTCAAGAGCAACTACAGGAAAAAAGAGCAGAGGGAAGTAGAATTGACAAGTCAGATAATGAAGCCAAAGCAAGAAAAGAGgttgaagagaaaggaaatgattaTGAAGAACCACAACAGCAAGAAAGGTCAAGTGATGTAAAGAATAAAGGTGATGGAAGTAGTGAAGACAGTAGCAGCAGTGAATCAGATCACAAGGAAAAACACAAGAAACGTTTGGAAAAGAAAGCAGGAAGAATGTCAGATGATGAAAAGAGAACCAAGGAAAGAGTCGAAAAGAAAGACAACAAACAGTCCGATTCCGAGAAAGAAAGTTCTGCCAAGGCCAGAAGATCCAGAAAATCAGACACAGACTCTGATTCAGAGGGAAGCTCTGAAGGTTCAGAGAAAAATgtaaggaaacagaggaaagtcAAGAAGAAAAAGCATTCAGAAaagagatcaagaaaaaaaacaggtttctCATCTTCCCCATCATCATCTAGTGATGAATGTGACAAAGAAGTAAGAAAATCTGCTTCTCCAGGCatttatgacagtaatgatgaaacaACAGAACAAGAACTgttaaggaagaagaaacagcTGGAAGAGCAGttgaagatagaagaagaaatccGAATAAGAAGTGAGAAtttggagaaagaaagggaagcagCTCGGGCCAGGAAATATAAAGCAATGAAACAAAGGGAGAATGACTCAGACATTGAGGAAGACAGTCacaagaagaagagcaagagtaAAAGTAAGAAGTCGCGTTCACAATCACGTTCACATTCACGTTCACGTTCTCAGTCTGCCTCAAGTCATGATCTAAAGTTAGATGATAAACGGGAAAGTAAAAGTAAGAAGAGCAGATCAGGCAAGAAATCAAGACATCATAGTTCAGATGAAgatggcagtgataatgacaGAAGTCGACGATCAAGAGGGAGGGAATCAGAGGAACCACAGATTGGTGGGCGATATTGGGGAGGAGAACACAGTGCGGAAACAACCAGGCAGATGAAGGCAAAGCAGACTAAATCAAGTGATACATATTGGAATAAATATGCAGATAAATTAGGTATTCAAATTGAAAATCCAAGATATAGGGATCATGGCTCAGAAAGAGGTAGAGATAAGGAGAGTGgcaggagaagggaagaatggaaTAGTAGCAGTGATAGGAAACGAAGAGCCAATAGTGAAGAAGATGATAGGCGGGacagcaaaaagagaaaagatgtgaTGGATGGTGACAACAAGGAGAATAACACCAGTGATCCTCCAGCCAAACCTCTTATCCAGAAACCTGTGGTAGATCCTTTGACATTAAAAACAGGTGGGGCCTACATTCCTCCAGCCAAGTTGAAGATGATGCAAGCCCAAATTACAGACAAGAGTACTGTCCAGTTCCAGCGATTAGCCTGGGAAGCTCTGAAGAAGTCTATCAATGGTCTGGTTAACAAAGTGAATGTATCCAATATTGGTATCATTGTGAGAGAGCTGTTAAAGGAAAATATTATCAGAGGACGGGGAATATTGTGCCGAGCTCTCATGCAAGCTCAGTCTTTTTCACCTACCTTCACACATGTGTATAGTGCAATGGTTGCAATTATCAATTCAAAATTTCCCCAGATTGGTGAACTGCTATTGAAACGACTTGTCATACAACTGCGTAGAGGTGTTAGGAGAAATGACAAGAATATTTGTACGTCCTCTTGTAGGTTTATTGCCCATTTGATAAACCAGCAAGTGGCTCATGAAGTTGTTGCTCTTGAAATTCTGACGCTTCTCTTAGAGAAGGCTAAAGACCTCAGTGATGAATCAGAAGTAGGTGATAAGTCAAGAAATAACTCCTGTGAACTTGCAATATTGTTTTTGACAGAATGTGGCATGAAGTTAAGTGAAGTCACACCAAGAGGCATGAACATTATATTTGAGACTCTGAGGCACATTTTGCATGAGGGGAAACTGGAGCAGCGTGTTACTTATATGATTGAGGTAATTTTTGCAGTACGCAAAGATGGCTTTAAAGACCATCCTTCAGTGCCAGAAGAGCTAGATCTTGTTGAAGAAGATGACCAGTATACACACATTGTGGAACTAGATGGGAAGATGGAAGGTGAAGACATACTGAATGTCTTTAAGCATGATCcagaatatgaagaaaatgaggaaaagtatAAAGAAATCAGAACAGGCATCTtgggtgatggtagtgatgatagtagCTCAGAAGTTGGATCTGACAGTGGTTCTGATAGTGATGACGAGGAatcagatgatgaagaagaaaaggcagaatcACAGACAATTATCGACCAGACAGAGACCAACATGGTTGCATTCCGTAGAACTGTGTACTTGACCATACAGTCTTCACTGGATGTAGATGAATGTGCTCACAAGCTTCTCAAAGGAGAGATTAAGCCAGGTTGGGAAAGTGAACTTTGTAACATGATTTTAGATTGCTGTGCTCAACAGCGAACCTACATTAAGTTTTATGGACTTTTAGCACAGAGATTTTGCCTGATCAGTAAAGTGTACCAAGAACCTTTTGAGCAGATATTCAAAGAAGTATATGATACATGCCATCGCCTGGAAACTGAGAAGCTGCGGAATGTGGCCCGTCTCTTTGCTCACCTTCTGTTCTCTGATGCCATATCATGGGAAGTCCTCAACCATGTTCATCTCAATGAGGATGAAACAACAAGCTCCTCCAGGGTGTTTGTGAAGATCCTATTTCAG GAGCTAGCAGAGTTCATGAGTCTAGCCAAATTGAACGAAAGACTACGAGATCCAACTTTGGCAGCAGCTTTTGAGGGCCTGTTACCCAGAGATAACCCACGTAACACTAGGTTTGCCATAAATTTCTTTACATCATGTGGTCTAGGAGGCCTCACAGATGACCTGCGTGAATTTTTACGCACCCAG ccAAAGCCTACAGCTGTTGTAGCTCCAGTACAGCAGCAACTGGCAAAGAATGAGGACAATGACAGCAGtgacagcagcagtagtagcagcagcagcagcagtagcagtagcagtgatagcagcagcagcagtagtagcagtagctcTGAAAGCAGTAGCTCTGATAGTTCAGACTCTTCATCTAGTGACTCAGATGATTCTTCAG attcagaagaggagaagaaaaagaaaaagaaaagtaagaataagaagaaagattcaaagaagaagggaagcagttcagagaagaagaagagtaaaaagacaaagaaaggggaaagacaagaATCAGGGGAAGGGAGCAAAAGGAAGCCAGAGAGTGATGAGGAACCATTTaccaggagaagagagaatgaatatgAAGAGCAGAAGGAGCGGGACAGGACAGAACGATGGAAAAACATCAATGCAGAggatagtaggaggaggaggagacacgacagcagtgagagtgagggaaggcAGTCACCAagccagagagaagagaggaggaggacccaTGTTCATGACAGCACAGAGAGGAGACACAGGCCACGGGAGGACGACCatggttcagagagagagaggagaccaagTACAGAGAACagtaggggagatgggaggaggcaggggagagaaGGCCATGATAGAAGTGACCGAAAACGTGAATACGACTTGGAGAACAAGGACCGAGATAGGCACAGCAGTGAGGACAGgcatgagaggaaaaaaaggagagatgaaagcagtgacaaggagaagaagaagaaacatgagAGGGATGATAGGGAgcataagaagaggaagaaggaagaggatagggaagagagatggacacaaagagaaaacagaagaggaagtgatggtggtgaccgcagagagagaagtggatggagagaagagggaagggacagGGACAGCTATCGTTATAGAGAAGGGGACCATAGAAAAGACCACCATTCTGAGAGTAGTGATGGGAAACGGGGGCGGGAAAAGAACAGATATCATTGA
- the LOC119578505 gene encoding uncharacterized protein LOC119578505: MLVTWLADINSQDWSAGIRFVQFQKNAAHHSGIKCSPYSAMFGCEARVGLTSSPLPTEVISRLESRDDLIAVMSGDDTTTTTDHQDQIQKRSVEAYRGQVSQAERMVKCSRLDFKVGEPGGNVAVPIPAVDHGRGDPHHILGVIVSRNLDIDQMTSSINVIKDIIAGHNSNPCSSTHHPHM; the protein is encoded by the exons ATGTTAGTTACCTGGCTTGCAGACATTAATTCACAAGACTGGTCAGCTGGTATCAGGTTTGTTCAGTTTCAGAAAAATGCTGCTCACCATTCAGGGATAAAGTGCTCTCCATACTCTGCTATGTTTGGTTGTGAAGCCAGAGTTGGCCTAACTTCTTCACCTCTACCCACAGAAGTTATCTCTAGGTTGGAGAGTAGAGATGATCTCATAGCAGTTATGTCAggagatgatacaacaacaacaacag atcaccaagaccaaattcagaaaCGTAGTGTGGAAGCATACAGAGGGCAGGTATCCCAAGCTGAGAGAATGGTTAAATGTAGTCGCTTAGACTTTAAGGTTGGTGAGCCTGGTGGCAATGTTGCTGTCCCAATTCCAGCTGTGGATCACGGTAGAGGAGATCCACATCATATCCTGGGTGTTATTGTCAGCAGAAATTTGGACATTGACCAGATGAC CagttctattaatgttattaaggacATTATTGCAGGTCATAATTCTAACCCTTGCTCATCCACACATCATCCGCACATGTGA
- the LOC119578366 gene encoding KRAB-A domain-containing protein 2-like (The sequence of the model RefSeq protein was modified relative to this genomic sequence to represent the inferred CDS: added 31 bases not found in genome assembly), which translates to MWCHGKAYKKRTNADEPPLHYVTIEETLDVIKCAHVATGHGGRDRMIKELQQKYASITTKALDVKCAHVATGHGGRDRMIKELQQKYASITTKALELFKSLCEECQKKRKRPMTKGVVVHPILSKEFVSRGQVDLIDM; encoded by the coding sequence ggacaaatgCAGATGAGCCACCCCTGCATTATGTAACTATTGAGGAGACTTTGGACGTCATCAAATGTGCTCATGTTGCAACAGGACATGGTGGGCGTGACCGCATGATTAAGGAGTTACAACAAAAATATGCCAGCATCACAACAAAGGCCTTGGACGTCAAATGTGCTCATGTTGCAACAGGACATGGTGGGCGTGACCGCATGATTAAGGAGTTACAACAAAAATATGCCAGCATCACAACAAAGGCCTTGGAGCTCTTCAAATCACTGTGTGAGGAatgtcagaagaaaaggaaaagaccaatGACTAAGGGTGTTGTGGTGCATCCTATCCTCAGCAAGGAGTTCGTATCTAGGGGCCAGGTTGATTTGATTGACATGTAG